The Fragaria vesca subsp. vesca linkage group LG2, FraVesHawaii_1.0, whole genome shotgun sequence genome includes a window with the following:
- the LOC101303391 gene encoding uncharacterized protein LOC101303391, whose product MSEFSLQYVPQKAVKGQAIADFLAHHPPSELTAFRKLEFAAVALASWTLYFDGSWTDTAAGAGIAIENPAGDRFSYSLQLDFKCTNNQAEYELVEKFKCLSSSIEPYLRKAFEVLDQFDDVYIEHIPREFNFAAYELSQVASGLSLRHEVHERLLKVERRTLPSFIARGQFQTDTPEVAALDPIDEDWRLPFIAYLQNPNDATHCRQIRFLALNFVLRNGEFRRRGEDGNDFRCVYGNDAKRLMRESNGQAEASNKVILDILRKMLELTPRVWHEELYHTLWDYRTSKRGPTDTTPYALMYGHDVVLPLEINIASLRVQEQHQLLSEDYVQTMWQELEDLDEHRVITFNNLILEKQRIARLYDKVT is encoded by the exons ATGTCCGAATTCTCGTTGCAATATGTTCCGCAAAAGGCAGTAAAAGGACAGGCAATAGCAGACTTTCTCGCTCATCACCCCCCTTCAGAGCTCACGGCGTTTCGCAAGTTGGAATTCGCTGCTGTGGCACTCGCGTCGTGGACCCTTTACTTTGACGGCTCATGGACTGATACCGCAGCCGGCGCCGGGATAGCCATAGAAAATCCCGCCGGAGATCGCTTCTCCTACTCGCTCCAGCTCGATTTCAAATGCACCAACAACCAGGCCGAATACGAG CTGGTGGAGAAGTTCAAGTGCTTAAGCTCGTCCATTGAACCATACCTGCGCAAGGCATTCGAAGTGTTGGATCAATTCGACGACGTCTACATCGAACACATACCACGCGAGTTCAACTTCGCCGCCTACGAGCTCTCTCAAGTAGCTTCCGGCCTCAGCCTGCGCCATGAAGTGCACGAACGTTTGCTCAAAGTCGAGCGACGTACCCTTCCCTCTTTCATTGCTAGGGGGCAATTTCAGACCGACACCCCAGAGGTCGCGGCCCTAGACCCTATTGACGAGGATTGGCGGCTACCATTTATCGCCTACCTCCAGAATCCTAATGACGCCACTCACTGCAGACAGATACGTTTCCTCGCTTTAAACTTTGTTTTACGCAACGGCGAGTTTCGTCGGCGTGGTGAAGACGGAAACGACTTCCGCTGCGTGTATGGGAATGACGCTAAGCGTCTCATGCGCGAA TCCAACGGCCAAGCCGAGGCCAGTAATAAGGTCATACTTGACATTCTCCGAAAGATGCTGGAGTTGACCCCGCGCGTCTGGCATGAGGAACTTTACCACACCTTGTGGGATTACCGCACTTCAAAGCGCGGCCCGACGGACACTACCCCGTATGCTCTTATGTATGGTCATGATGTCGTCCTTCCCCTAGAGATCAATATCGCTTCGCTCCGCGTTCAGGAACAACACCAACTACTTAGCGAAGATTACGTCCAAACTATGTGGCAGGAACTGGAAGATCTCGATGAACACCGCGTCATCACTTTCAACAATCTCATCCTCGAGAAACAGCGCATCGCGCGGTTGTACGATAAAGTCACGTGA
- the LOC101302708 gene encoding pre-mRNA-processing protein 40A-like, producing MANNPQYSGLQPLRPPMVGPVDPPRSMPPMGFQFRPVVPAPHPQEFVPVASQNFQHVGRGVPPMNVRLPPPVHQPQFPQPVQQLPARSGPPGHGMLPQAIPLPVAQPIRNFAPELPVPQPNVLPPNNVMSNLSAPRPPLSSSYTFAPPYGQMPRSFNDSNQYQYAPNVSSEGQVRLSSDSQSAVAPVPLQPTGERPSVTTTVAQEASIQPISLGGNPAEWIDHKSADGRRFYYNRRTKLSTWEKPLELMTPLERADASTNWKEFTSPDGKKYFHNKVTKESRWIIPEELKLARQQVEKGSVKDIPQEMPVVHHSTVTVSPPVTEAHTSTTTAQVASSPASVAPVVATSDVQTAIVSRSSASPMVSSPVKENADGVRIPVVTPCSDASENAEAAVTVNNAAAELMENPKKLPAQEFVSSEGAHLQENKEPTNDVRGEKANDIAEEKPIDLEPMSYSNKLEAKDAFKALLESTNIGSDWTWDRAMRVIINDKRYGVLKTLGERKQAFNEFVGQRKKQEVEERRIKQKKAREEFTKMLEECSELTSSTRWGKLESLFENDERFKAVERDRDRRDLFDSYLEELQKKERAKAQEERKLHIVEYRQFLESCDFIKASSQWRKVQDRLEADERCSRLEKIDRLEIFQEYLRDLEKEEEEQRRIQKEEIRKAERKNRDEFRKVMEEHIAAGALTATTHWRDYILMVKDLPAYMAVASNSSGSTPKDLFEDVIEELEKQYQSDRVRIKDVVKSGKIVLSSTWDLEAFKTAVSNDIGSPSISDANLMVVFEELMERVREKEEKEAKRRKRLADDFFHFLSSFKEITPSSKWENCKSLLEVSSEYSAIGEESSCKEIFDKHITQLKEQAKEKERKRKEEKERREKERDERERRRSKHRRERGAGYEKDKEEHLTKDGEDTEIIDIMEVNDSKEKRRSGKNDDKKHRKRHQSDEDQTNGNENDRSKRSHGSGSDHKRSRRASGPESDTESRHRRHKRDHRSGSRRSGDHDELEDGEFGDVGESRFVNAYVYQSVTKCVF from the exons ATGGCCAATAATCCTCAATATTCAGGGTTACAG CCTCTTCGGCCTCCTATGGTAGGTCCCGTGGATCCTCCTCGAAGTATGCCGCCTATGGGGTTTCAA TTCCGGCCAGTAGTTCCAGCACCTCATCCGCAGGAGTTCGTTCCTGTGGCTTCTCAAAATTTTCAGCATGTTGGAAGAGGTGTTCCACCAATGAATGTTAGACTGCCTCCTCCAGTTCACCAACCTCAGTTTCCACAACCAGTGCAGCAGTTACCTGCAAGATCTGGTCCACCAGGCCATGGTATGCTGCCACAGGCAATTCCCTTACCAGTTGCTCAGCCTATCAGGAACTTTGCACCTGAATTGCCTGTACCTCAGCCTAATGTGCTACCTCCAAATAACGTCATGTCTAACTTAAGTGCCCCACGGCCACCTCTTTCTTCATCATATACT TTTGCACCTCCTTATGGTCAAATGCCAAGAAGTTTTAATGATTCGAACCAGTACCAGTATGCACCAAATGTTTCATCTGAGGGACAAGTTAGGTTATCATCTGATAGCCAGTCTGCTGTTGCTCCTGTACCTTTGCAGCCCACCGGTGAACGACCTTCTGTCACCACTACGGTTGCTCAA GAAGCCAGCATCCAACCTATCTCTCTTGGAGGGAATCCAGCAGAGTGGATTGACCATAAATCTGCTGATGGAAGAAG GTTTTATTACAACAGGAGGACAAAATTATCTACTTGGGAGAAGCCTTTAGAATTGATGACACCACTGGAG AGGGCAGATGCATCAACTAACTGGAAGGAATTTACCAGTCCTGATGGAAAAAA GTATTTCCACAACAAGGTCACTAAAGAATCAAGATGGATTATACCTGAGGAACTGAAG TTGGCTCGGCAACAAGTGGAGAAGGGATCTGTCAAGGACATTCCTCAGGAGATGCCTGTAGTTCATCACTCCACAGTAACAGTTTCTCCCCCTGTAACTGAAGCTCACACATCAACCACTACTGCTCAAGTAGCATCAAGCCCTGCTTCGGTGGCACCTGTTGTTGCCACTAGTGATGTTCAAACTGCCATAGTTTCTAGATCATCTGCCTCACCTATGGTGTCTTCTCCTGTAAAAGAAAATGCTGATGGAGTTCGGATACCTGTTGTTACACCATGTTCTGATGCTTCTGAAAATGCTGAAGCTGCTGTAACAGTCAACAATGCCGCTGCAGAACTAAT GGAAAATCCAAAGAAGTTACCAGCTCAGGAATTTGTTAGTTCCGAGGGAGCTCATTTACAGGAGAATAAG GAACCTACCAATGATGTGAGAGGAGAGAAAGCTAATGACATTGCAGAAGAAAAACCAATTGATCTGGAACCTATGAGTTATTCAAATAAGCTG GAAGCTAAAGATGCATTTAAAGCACTCTTGGAGTCTACAAACATTGGGTCTGATTGGACTTGGGATCGG GCCATGAGAGTGATAATTAATGACAAAAGATATGGTGTTCTGAAAACACTTGGAGAGCGGAAGCAAGCTTTTAATGAG TTTGTGGGCCAAAGGAAAAAACAGGAGGTTGAGGAAAGGCGAATCAAGCAGAAAAAAGCACGTGAAGAGTTTACAAAGATGTTGGAA GAATGCTCAGAGTTAACATCATCCACAAGATGGGG CAAATTAGAGAGCTTATTTGAGAATGATGAACGTTTCAAAGCAGTCGAAAGAGATAGAGACCGCAGGGATTTGTTTGATAGCTATCTGGAGGAACTTCAGAAGAAA GAAAGAGCAAAGGCACAGGAGGAACGTAAGCTCCATATAGTGGAGTACAGACAATTCTTGGAATCTTGTGACTTCATCAAG GCAAGCAGCCAGTGGCGAAAGGTTCAAGATCGCTTAGAGGCAGACGAACGGTGCTCACGTCTTGAAAAAATTGATCGTTTGGAAATTTTCCAG GAATATCTACGTGATCTAGAGAAGGAAGAGGAAGAGCAGAGGAGGATACAGAAG GAAGAAATAAGAAAGGCAGAACGTAAAAACCGTGATGAGTTCCGCAAAGTGATGGAAGAACATATTGCTGCAGGCGCTCTTACAGCTACAACTCACTGGCGAGATTACATCCTGATG GTTAAAGATCTACCTGCATATATGGCAGTGGCATCAAACAGCTCTGGTTCAACTCCAAAAGATTTATTTGAAGATGTTATTGAAGAGCTGGAGAAACAA TATCAAAGTGACAGAGTTCGAATAAAAGACGTGGTGAAGTCTGGAAAG ATTGTGCTTTCATCAACCTGGGACCTTGAAGCCTTCAAAACTGCTGTATCGAATGATATTGGCTCTCCATCCATATCAGATGCAAACTTAATG GTAGTATTTGAGGAGTTAATGGAACGTGTGAGGGAAAAGGAGGAGAAAGAAGCTAAAAGGCGTAAACGTCTTGCAGATGATTTCTTTCATTTCTTATCTTCTTTCAAG GAGATAACTCCATCTTCTAAATGGGAGAACTGTAAGTCACTTCTTGAAGTTAGTTCAGAGTACAG TGCTATTGGTGAAGAGAGCTCCTGCAAAGAGATATTCGATAAACACATCACGCAATTGAAAGAACAAGCAAAAGAGAAAGAGAGAAAACGAAAGGAAGAGAAG GAAAGGAGGGAAAAGGAGAGGGATGAAAGAGAGAGGAGAAGGTCGAAGCATAGAAGGGAAAGAGGGGCAGGATATGAAAAAGATAAAGAGGAACACCTTACAAAAGACGGAGAAGACACTGAAATTATTGACATAATGGAGGTTAATGATTCCAAAGAGAAAAGAAGATCAGGAAAAAATGATGATAAGAAACATAGGAAGAGGCATCAAAGTGATGAAGACCAAACAAATGGAAATGAGAACGATCGGTCTAAAAGGTCTCATGGATCTGGCAGTGACCACAAGAGATCAAGACGG GCATCTGGTCCTGAATCAGATACTGAAAGCAGACACCGTAGACATAAAAGAGATCACCGCAGTGGTTCTCGTAGAAGTGGTGATCATGACGAGCTAGAAGATGGGGAATTTGGAGATGTTGGGGAAAGTCG GTTTGTCAACGCGTATGTTTATCAGTCCGTGACCAAATGTGTATTCTAG
- the LOC101302992 gene encoding phytosulfokines 3-like translates to MSSCKLTNLCIIAALLLFLSITSTAREMPSSPDVTTMKVQHEGLKDAEVEKVMTEESCEGVGEEECLMRRTLAAHIDYIYTQKNNP, encoded by the exons ATGTCGTCTTGCAAGCTCACCAACCTCTGCATCATCGCCGCTCTCCTCCTCTTCCTCTCAATAACCTCCACTGCTCGGGAGATGCCTTCTTCTCCAGACGTTACTACAATGAAAGTCCAACATGAG GGGTTGAAGGATGCTGAAGTGGAAAAAGTGATGACGGAGGAGAGCTGCGAGGGAGTTGGTGAAGAAGAGTGTCTGATGAGAAGAACTCTTGCTGCTCACATTGATTATATCTATACACAGAAGAACAACCCTTGA
- the LOC101303285 gene encoding thymocyte nuclear protein 1-like, translating to MGKEKQYWLLKTEPGEWSWEDQAANNGITKWDGVKNKQAQKYLKSMNLDDLCFFYHSGAKARRVVGVVKVVREWYSEGENGDGAVDVKAIGEMRRPIDLKEMKGEEGLKGFALFRQPRLSVVPVSEDVWLKVCDLGGGFVGDGVVVEDDVSGDEVDD from the coding sequence ATGGGCAAAGAGAAGCAGTATTGGCTTCTGAAAACAGAGCCAGGCGAGTGGTCATGGGAGGACCAAGCAGCCAACAACGGCATAACCAAGTGGGATGGAGTCAAGAACAAGCAGGCACAAAAGTACCTCAAGTCCATGAACCTCGATGACCTCTGCTTCTTCTACCACTCCGGCGCTAAAGCCCGCCGCGTAGTCGGCGTCGTGAAGGTCGTGCGCGAATGGTATTCGGAAGGCGAAAACGGTGACGGTGCGGTTGACGTGAAGGCGATTGGGGAGATGAGGAGGCCGATTGACTTGAAGGAGATGAAGGGCGAGGAGGGTCTTAAAGGGTTTGCTCTGTTTCGGCAGCCGAGGCTTTCGGTTGTGCCGGTTTCGGAGGATGTGTGGTTGAAAGTTTGTGATTTGGGAGGTGGGTTTGTAGGGGATGGTGTTGTTGTGGAGGATGATGTATCTGGTGATGAAGTAGATGATTGA